The Deltaproteobacteria bacterium genome has a segment encoding these proteins:
- a CDS encoding glycosyltransferase family 4 protein: protein MRIVVLGTRGFPGVQGGVEKHCEELYPRLAKLGCDITVITRAPYISPGKRNDEWRGLKFAHLWCPKKKSFEAITHTLLGLFEARRLKPDILHIHGIGPALLAPAAKRLGLSVVMTHHGPDYKRAKWGRAARQVLKRGERNGVLASDAVISISNGIREDLRALYGRDSFLIPNGVTVRKPAPPGAGLGRFGLLPGKYMFLACRFVEEKGIHDLIAAYSALKAPGHKLVIAGDADHETEYSKRVKQLAASTEGVVLAGFQTGETLSELFSNAACFVLPSYHEGLPIALLEALSYGLPSLVSDIPAHRELPLNGEVYFKPGDREALAKALSIAMEGGFEAERRKYTGIIEARFDWDSIAASTLDVYREVLIGSASASKSGHPVLGLR from the coding sequence TTGAGAATAGTCGTCCTTGGAACGAGGGGCTTCCCCGGCGTGCAGGGCGGGGTTGAAAAGCACTGCGAGGAGCTTTATCCGAGGCTTGCTAAACTCGGGTGCGACATTACCGTCATCACGAGGGCCCCTTACATCTCACCTGGAAAAAGAAATGACGAGTGGCGCGGCCTCAAATTCGCGCACCTCTGGTGCCCTAAAAAGAAATCATTCGAGGCCATTACGCACACCCTGCTCGGCCTTTTCGAGGCGAGGAGGCTTAAGCCCGACATATTGCATATCCACGGGATCGGCCCTGCGCTCCTTGCCCCTGCGGCAAAGAGGCTCGGGCTGAGCGTCGTCATGACCCATCACGGCCCCGACTACAAACGCGCCAAGTGGGGGAGGGCCGCCCGGCAGGTGCTTAAGCGCGGAGAAAGAAACGGGGTCCTCGCGAGCGACGCCGTCATATCCATATCAAACGGGATAAGGGAAGACCTCAGGGCGCTTTACGGCAGGGATTCTTTTCTCATACCGAACGGTGTTACCGTTAGAAAGCCGGCGCCCCCCGGGGCAGGGCTCGGGCGCTTCGGCCTCCTTCCGGGAAAATACATGTTCCTTGCCTGCAGGTTCGTCGAGGAGAAGGGCATTCACGACCTCATCGCCGCCTATTCCGCGCTCAAGGCCCCCGGCCACAAGCTCGTCATAGCCGGGGACGCTGACCATGAGACAGAGTACAGCAAGAGAGTAAAGCAATTGGCCGCGTCCACGGAAGGGGTAGTCCTTGCAGGGTTCCAGACCGGCGAGACCCTTTCAGAGCTTTTTTCAAACGCGGCCTGCTTCGTCCTCCCCTCATATCACGAAGGCCTTCCGATTGCGCTTTTAGAAGCACTGAGCTACGGACTTCCTTCGCTCGTTAGCGACATCCCGGCTCACAGGGAGCTTCCGTTAAACGGCGAGGTCTACTTCAAGCCCGGGGACCGGGAGGCGCTCGCAAAGGCGCTTTCAATCGCGATGGAAGGCGGCTTCGAGGCGGAAAGGCGCAAATACACAGGCATCATCGAGGCCAGGTTCGATTGGGACTCCATAGCCGCGAGCACCCTCGATGTCTACAGGGAGGTACTGATAGGCTCCGCGTCCGCATCGAAAAGCGGGCATCCCGTCCTCGGCCTGCGGTAG